cctcaaaaagttaaaaatagagctaccctatgatccagcaattgcactgcctgtatttacccaaagggtacTAAAATACACCTTCAAAGgagtacatgcaccctgatgtttagagcagcattatcaacaatagctgaACTATGGAAACAGTTCAAGTGTCCATTgcctgatgaatgggtaaagaagaaatggtatgtatatacatacacacacacatttatatttatgtaatggaatactactcagccatcaaaaggaatgaaatctttacaatgatgtggagggagccagagtgtattatgctaagtgaattaaggcaatcagagaaagatgactaccgtatgattttactcatatgtggaattttatttttattttttaaatttatttatgatagtcacagagagagagagaggcagagacacaggcagagggagaagcaggctctatgcaccaggagcctgacgtgggactcgatcccaggtctccaggatcgcgccctgggccaaaggcaggcgccaaaccactgtgccacccagggatccctcatatgtggaatttaaaaaacaggtgAATGTTTGGGAGGGggcaaaagagagagggaaacaaatcatgagagactcttactgtggagaacaaactgaggattgatagagggaggtgagtggggatgggctagatgggtgatgggattaaggacggcacttgtgatgagcactgagtgttgtgtGTAAATGATGAACCCCGgaactctactcctgaaaccaatgttGAACTGTATGCCAacgaaatagaaattaaattaaaaaaaaaaaaaaagaagaagaaatcagcCTAAGGAATCAGGCTATCCACAAATAGCACATTGGACATAGAATTTGCCACTGTTGGTACTAGATTGTTGTGACTTCTCCTACTATTAATAGTTTTATAACCAAGCTTGTGAAAACAAAACCATGAGGAATAGTTTCAAATTTTCTTTGAGTAAGTGACTAACtcttgatttgtgtttccttaaaatttagttattttctttctagaatatTCTGGAAGGTACAGGAAATAATATAACAGCCACCCATATTCATGTGACCCAGGCTTAAAAAATGTGGACATTTTGTCCTTAATCAAAACTTtcttaggaaataaaatgtaacaaatgcAATTAAGCCAGCAGTCTTCACCCTCTCTCTCACCAGTAACCCTGGTGGTGTGTTTAGTCctatgtgtttttaatattttttttagcatCAAAAAGGCCATTGTCTTTTTTATATAGCCTTATATTTTAAGGTTTATCACATTGGTTGGCATACATGTAGCTTGCTCACTGAACTGCTATgcaatactcttttttttttgcaatactcTTTTTATGATTGTACTTGTATTTGTGTACAAATTGTATTTGTTTCCCGTGTAtttgtttcctgtggctgccaCAACAAATTAGCACAAGCCAGGTGacttaagacaacagaaatgtgttcacacagttgtggaggccagaaggccaaaatgaaggtgtcagcagggccatgctttCTCTGAAACCTACAGAGgggaatccttccttgcctctctccTAGTCTCTGATGGCTGCCGGCACTCCCTGGTGCTCCTTGGTACGCCTCACTCcgatctctgcctgtgtcctcccATGATCTTCTCTCCATGTGCCTCTGTATCTAAAGTTCCCTCTTAAAAGGATACTAGTTATTGAGTTAGTAGCCATCCTAATcctatgacttcatcttaacttaaaaaaaaattatttatttatttgaaatggggagggatagaaggagagggagagaatctcaagtagactccctgctgaacctggagcctgatgtgggttgggggctgccccccctcccccctgcatctcacaaccttgagaacatgacctcagccgaaatcgaaagtcagacatttaactgactgggccacccaggtgccctgacctcatcttaacttgattatctctgcaaagatcctatttccaaataagggcaCATTTATAGGTTCTGAgagttaggacttgaacatatttTTGGGGGGGAAAGAAGTCAAGCCACAATAATGAATACATTACAAGTTATCCTGTTCTCCTGAAAGTCAGATTGCTTCCCGTTATTGCCATCACATCTGTGCTGCCAAAAGCATCCCTTCCATACTCAGCACATATGTGCaccagtgtgcatgtgtgcacgtgcacacacagaggTGTAAGTTTTTCTAGGGAATACACTCAGCTGTGGGATTTCTGGGTTGCAGGGTATCTGCATCTTTGACCTTGCTAGACCTTGTCAGACTGCTTTCCAGAGTTTGGGTCAGCTcacattctctcccttttccctgcATGGACAGTGTCTCTTGGTGCTAACAGACGTTTCCCAATCTGCAAGATGCACAATAGTATCTGTCTTATGTACAAAatagtattatttcttaaatgccaGTGAGGTTGAACATCTTTGCCTAAGTATATGTGCCATTCAAGTGTACCATTTTGTGAGTTGTCTGTTCTTATCTTTGGAGCATTTTTCTCTTGGGTtgcttttttcttgttgatttataagaattctttgtatatcttttttttaattttaaatttttaattatttatttgagacagaaagagacaggggagggtgaagggaaggggagaagcaggtttcccgctgagcagagaaTGGGgtgcagtcccaggatcctgagatcatgacctgagctaaaggcagacacttaaccaactgagccagccaggtgccccacattctTCCTATATCGTACCTAGATGCTAAGTCTTCTGCTTTGAGAATTGTATCTTGAATAACAATAacttccccaccaccaccaccacctgggctattttgaagcaaatcccagacatgtAGTAGTTTTATCTGTATTTACAGCAGCATGTAGCTATAAAAGGTAAGgattgtgtacacacacacacacacacacacacacacacacaaaccatcaCTGTGGTAGTATTATCCCCCCCGCCTTCCCCACCATTAACCATAGTTCTTAATACCATCAAATTCTGGTCAGTTCAATTTCCCCCAGTTGTCCTACAAGTGATTTTTACAGTTGACtactgctatggactgaattgtgttgcccctatgttcatctgtggAAGCcgtaacccccaatgtgatggtgtttggagggGGTGCCTTCAGTggttaggtttagatgaggtcatgagggtgaagccccttgatgggattagtgctctaATAGGAAGAGGCCAGaaagcttgctctctctctctctctctctctgccatgtgaggacacagggagaaggaggctgtcCACAAGTGAGGAGGAGAGTCCCCATTAGCACCCGACCCTGCCAGCACCCTGATCtgggactcccagcctccagaactgtgagaaagacaTTTCTGTTGTGTACGCTgcccagcctgtggtattttgttatggaagtTGAGCAGGCTACTATGTACTTAATGaaattattaattcttttctttatggtttATGTTTTTGGGTCTCATGTAAGAGATGCTTCTTTACTCCAAGATTGAAGAAACctgtatttcctattttcttctaaCAGATGACTTTTGCTTTCCTACTCAGGTTTCTCACCATGTGGCAGGGCTGCTACGTGGTAGGTGGGGATCCACTGTGATCTGTGTActtgcctgggtcactcagtgtcGCATTTTATCCCCTTTATTGGCCAGTCCATCTTCCCGCCATGGATCCACCAAGCACTCCTGCCCCCGTAATGACCTCCAGAGTCCTGTCCTGTTCTACTCCATCTCTGTGCCAGCTTCACACCACCATCCTGCTGCTGGACCTGGCTGGAGGGATCAGCCTCAGGGACCGTGCACATTTCCCTGGTCTTTCATTTTCTCACTTCTCTTGACCCATCCAACCTCCCGCCTGCTCTCACCCTCACTGTTGACTCTGCTCTCAGGTCTCTGAGCAGATGTGAGTAGGGAGCATCCATAGCCTCCTGCCCCGATGCCACCCAGCCTTCCACCTTACCTCCTGGGACTGTGGAGGATCCATCTATGCTTCCTAGGAAGGTGATCTTCTCCATGTGCTGACCCTGTTCCCTATCACCTACCTAGAGACCATTCCCCTGTGCCTCTCTCAccgttggtttggtttggttttgctttcttttcctctgtgagGTACCATTCTCATCCACATATAAATGTGCTGAgatttcttccattaaaaaatagaaagacatGTTGCCTTATCTTCCCTTCATCTTCTGCTCACTCTCTTTGCTCCTGTTTCTGGCAAAAGCCTTGAAGAGCTTCTGTATTCACTCTGattctctcttctcattctctccAGCCTGCTGCTGTCTTGCTCATCCTGGTCCTTCAAACCTGTTCCCATGGAGGTCACCCTGACATCCACGTTGCTCAACCCTGCGGCCAACATCTGTGTCTCTCAGGGCATGTCTTCTTGTAGAACATCATGGTCTACACTCTGCCTCTTTGAAACCCTGTCTTCATGTGACTCCAGGCTCATGACTGGGGGTTCCTCCCCTCTCGCTTGCTATTTCTTCTCAGGCTCACTTGCTTGTTGCTTCTTACCTTCCCAAAGCCTTTAATGGTGAAGGCTCCAGGGCTCGATCTTCTAGATCCTTCTCTTCTTTGTCTACTGTCATTCCCTACATTATGTCATTCACTCTCAaggttttaaatattatgtacAGCTGATTCTCATTATTTAcagtatagttgacccttgaacaacatgggggttaggaATGCTGACCTCCGTGTATccaaaatctgcatataacttttgacttctccTAATACCCTATTGTTGACCGGAAGCCTTATTGGTAACATAAACAGATGAttgacacatattttgtgtgttatacGTATTATATATCACTTTCTTACAATGaagtaagctacagaaaagagagcgttaagaaattttaaaaaagagaaaatacatttatagtcttggattgtatttattgaaaaaaaatccatgtttaagTGGATCCGTGCAGTTAAAACCTGTATTGTTCGAGGGCCAGCCATAGTCATGTTCTGTGAAGTCACATGGACAAGTGGACCAGCAAATCCTGAACCACTGCTTCGAGGGGAAATACCAGtaggttcctgtgagcctctggtcacaTTTCTGTCAACTGGTCAGTACATAACCTTGTTTAATACGCCTTACTTAATATACAGTTAACTTATTGACGTTGAACCCATCATGAGCAGCTGTAGCACATACCTGAACTAAACTTGTCTACTGTACATATTGTCTTTGGAGGCACATTGCAGCCCTCGTACCCGTTGGATCATGAGACAGCTCTTCAGCACTATGCATGgagtccatttttaaataatgaaatcacCAGCAAAAAGCACTGAAATGCAGAAAACGTGGCACTCAACAGAAGGCAAACAGGATGCTTGTTTGCAGTGGGAGCTGATGAGAAAGCAGAGCATGGCCTTGTTAGACCTTGGTTGGGACTGTGCGTGTCAGTGACTCAGATTTGTCACTGCTTTACAAAAGTCTGTGGATGGTGGCGAAAGCACTGCAAATATTGATTTTGGAGTTGCAAGTAAATTTTGCAACTAGGCAAATTCATGTGCATGGAATCTGCAAAAAAACCGAGGCTTGGCTGTAGATTGCTGACTGTTCTCAAATTTATAGTTTCAGCTTGGACCCCTGCCCTGAAATTCTTATTATGAGCTGTCCACTGAGCTTGTCTGACAGACAATGCAGACTTACTGCCCCACATTTAAGACCCTACCTCCTCAAATCTGCTCTTCCCAAATCTcctctttctcatttaaaaacacTCTGTCCTCTTCCAGTTGCTTGGGCAGAAAACCTCATCTTCACGGACTCCTCTTTGCCTCATTCCCCTTCATGTGCCATCTGCCAGAAAAACAGTTGGCTTTCCCTGCAAATTCTCTCCAGACCCCAGCCACCCTCAGGCTTCCCCCCCCTACCGTCCATCTTCAATGGGTAGTGTTTTTCTGGTCATGGATTGTGAAAATCTTGCTCTAAgtagatttgcatttccttctgccttgtgCCCAGGGATTTCTCTGCCCAGGGCCAGTTGTTCAGTTAATTGCATAATCTATTCCTACCCTGAAAGGGTAGTGGACATTTTGGGGGATtggtttctttcttccccttcctgaGCTTTCTAACCATGGTTTTAGTCCTAGTTGgtagagttttcttttcttttttttcttttgttgtttttgtttttattttccccactaAATAGAATCCTTTGGAAGCTCTGACACTGTATGGGGTCTCAGTCACAAACCCCCATCTCATAGGGTCCCAAGGCTTCACTGGACACAGAATCCTAAGCACTGGGTTGTGTCACTGCTTATTCCTGGGTCTTGCCTGCTCCCCAGCGTCCCCAGGCTCCCCTTGTATTTGCTCATGCCACCTTGAACCTGGCTTCACGTCTCCTTTCCAATGCTGGCTCGGGGTTGTGCCCATTTTTCCTATGAgctccattttaatttttgtctgttGGTTACGTTCACTCTGGTATTTCTAGTGTTTGTAATGGGAGTGGATTCCTGTTAGCTCCAATCAGAATCCCAAGTTACCAGTGATTTCCTCCATGAATACACTATGACTgtagttaaaaataattctttaatataCTCTTGGTTTTATTTACTGTATATAATCTTGGGATTTGCACCATTCAGATTATAAATAAtgcatgtttctctctctgtagCCCAACTTAAATCTCTCCAATGGCTAACGAGGCTTATCCCTGTCCGTGTGACATTGGCCACAAGCTAGAGTATGGAGGGATGGGGCGTGAAGTTCAAGTGGAGCACATCAAGGCTTATGTCACCAAACCCCCCTTTGACACGGGCAAGGCTGTGATTGTCATCCAGGATATCTTTGGCTGGCAGTTGCCCAATACCCGATACATGGCTGACATGATCGCAGGAAATGGATACACGTACGTATGAAGTTCTGTTGCTTTCCTTAAATTCATGGAAATTTCTGTGATCTCTTTTGTTCCCTTCtgggaaaacaaaacccaaaccaaaaaacctCGACTGCGTTCTAAGTTAGGCTACCTACTTCCTTATCTCCCCGGGGTGCAGATAAATGGGAAATGTCAAGTGAACCCAGAACACCACCTGGCGTCCAGAGGAAGCCACTGCTCCCAACCCAGTCCTAGGGCTTCAGTTTCTCCTTGGCGTGCCTGGCCCCATAGACTTGTCGGACCCTGAGAGAGTTATTTCCCGATGTGGGGCCCTGCCTGGACACAGGTACTGGATGCCTTGGGCAGACTCACCAGCTCTGAACTGGATCTGCTCCTCTGGCCCTCGATGCATCTCAGCCCAGGTCAGATTTCAGCAGGGCGCCCGGGGTTATCCTAGTGCCAACACAGGCTGTCCTGTTTGAGTTACAGGGGCTTCCAGAACTGATACCATGAGGCCTCACTCCTCTCCCGAAGGTTATGCCTTTGTCAGATCTAGTGGCGTGCTCGCCTTTGGCAGATACACCTGTCTGCTCCCCACCACACCAGGTCTCGGCAAAGTGTCAGCAAACACGGAGGAGAGGACGAGCCACTCCTTCCCTCCAGCTTCAGAAAGCTGAAGACCCAGCCAGCCCTGAGTGTGGCGCACCCCTATTTCCTTCGTTGGCTCAAAAAGCTGCAAATCAAAGTGTGCACCTACTTCATTTTCCTACGAGAGGTCACTTTGAAAGCACACCCAGTGTCACATGATGCAAAGCTAGTGCTGACCGTACAGAGGATTTCCACTGGAGTTATCACTTTTTCATGCCCCCAGATTCCATGTGGATTGCGAGGCAACGTAAGTTTCTAGGGGCAAGCCCAGTAATAAACTCCCTGGCCAACCCTGGTGGCCCTCTGGCTCTGCCGGAGCATGAGCTAGGGTGTTACAGGGGTAACTGTCCTTCATTCTCCCAACAACCGCCCCAGGATGGGCctgccctgagccaccaggtagaGCTTGCAGGCTCCCACTGCAGCCGGCAGGCAGCTTGCACGGGACCGTGGCTCCCGTTGTCTCACGGTGGCTCATTTATTTGGAGGCAGAACATAAAAGATGACCAAAGAAGCCTGTGCCTGCAAGCCTCTCTCCCACTGATCCAACTCCTTTGCCCTCACTATCATCCTCTGAGGGTGGGCGGTGCAGAGTGCAGTCTGTTCAGCCAAGAAAATGGGGCTAAAAGTGAGGAAGTGACTTGTTAGGGTTACAGGGTAGACGGGGCAGGACTGGGACTTGAACTTGGATTCTTCTGACCCAGATGTTCCTTCCCTTCTGACAGGAAGAGCTCGGTTCCTCCATCCATGGCAATGGCCTTTATTTTGGGAAGCGAGTCTCTGGCCAGAGTGGTGTGGACCCACCCTCCAGGGTTGACTAGCATGGAGGATGGACACGTATTCAGGGACCCggcttgttttctctctgtggcCCTTTTTAGGCCTCCCCATGAGGCCTTCCCCTCTGCACAGGAGGTTGTGTCCTGTTGGCATcctgggaggaggctggggaaaaTTGCTTGGTCATCGTGACTGGACGTGCTACTCAGGTGTACCCTCTGACCTGGGCTGATGCAAAAGGCCAGCCAAGCGATGGGACTGCtcaggaggtggggcagggggaacCCTGTGCTCACCCCACCCAGGGCCTTGTCACCCAGGGCTCCCTTCTGTGCCATGAATCTTGTCGGGAGCGTGCCTGGCCGATTGCCCCATCATCTCAGATGGGCTGGGCTATAAGCAGGCTGCCAGAGGCCGAGCACCTACTATTGTGAAATCCCAAGTGGCCTGGCCTGATGCCAGCTGGCCTCTTTGATGGGATCAAAGTTGGCTTCTGTGGCCACCACTTTTCTTCTCCTGTGATTCAGAATCACTAACATAGCAAGTTTCTTAACGAATGTAAGCAAATACCCACAGCTCCGAAATGAAGAGCAGCTCATATCCTATTTTGCAGGGCCATCGTTCCAGACTTCTTTGTAGGGCAAGAACCCTGGCATCCTTCTGGGGACTGGTCCACCTTCCCAGAGTGGTTGAAAACAAGAGATGCCAGAAAAATTGATAAGTAAGTTATTATGCATGTTTGTgtcaccctccctcccctggcctccctgccccagggcacccaggagagcaggggctggagggagaagggggtACGGTACAGCTTCACTGTTCAGACACCTACTCACCCTCCTTTATGGGGGGCTTCCATGGCCATGGCTAACGGAGTCTGTCCAGCTGCTTTCACTTAGCGCCGTGGGTGGCCTGGAAGGTGGGCCGCCAGCAAGCCCTCCTGCTGCCTCCGCAGGCTCATCTGCCACGCCCCCTTCCCCCAAGCTTCATGCATGACTGCCAAGGGAACTTGGTCGAGGCACCACAGTGTGGGTGGGCAATTTCCCTTTACAAGGAGGCTTTCAGGGTCCAGAGGGTCAacactccttccttcctgtcctggCTGCAGAACCAGCCGAGACAAGGGGCagagaaaagaaaccagagcAGGGCCAGCCCCTTACTGCCCAGATGATTGgaaacccactgggccaccaccaCCCCTTGTCTAGACCGGACCCCACCTGCCCCTCTGAGAGGACTTTGGGTCTTTACACCAGACCTACCAGGCCAGGGCTGTGGTCTTGCCAGGGCCCAGGGAGCAGTGTGAAGAAATGAGAGGGATCCCCGGGATTTCAGCCTTTTACTGAATTAGCTCCAGCGGCCCAGAAGCTTGGATCAGAGCGCTCAGCTGCCACTCCGACACCCCCTTTGGGTCTGGACTAAGCATGGAGGGTTCCCCACACCAGCTGTGACTCACCTTGGCCATTTATCCTTCTGAACACTCTCCTTCCCTGTTGCCTGACATGGGCCTGAGGTTTGATAAGCTGCTCCCCCAGCCCAGACTGGGGAAGCTGCTAAGAATGTGGTCCCTGGCCTGTGGCCTCTTGGTTCTTGGAACTAactctctgctcattttttccaCCATCAGAGCTGACCCCAGGGCTGCTGGCCGCTCTGTCCCCTGAGCCTGCTGGCAGGCCTCCTGGCATGGCCAAGTATCTGCACCCGGGGCCGTGTTAATCAGCGGGTCACCTCAGGGCCTTATGGGCCAGAGACCAGTCCATCAGCTGCCTGTGGACTGCGTCTGGGATGTCAGCTACcttgtcttcctctgccccagcctGAGGAGCCTCCCTACAGGGGTATGAAGGCCTGGCTCCCCACCTCAAGTCAGGCAGATCCTCAGGGGCCACCCCGGCTCTGAGCTCCCCTGAGAAGCTGCTTGAGGCCCATGTGGACACTGTGCCACAGCTGTCTTCTCCCCCTGCCCGGCTCtgctcccttcctgccccttctGCGGTTGGAAGGGGGCCCTGAGATTCCCGGCAATCACCCTCCTGCACACTTACCTCTTCCAGGTCCCTCCCAGGGGACCTGCAACCCCCTGAAACCAAAATGAAGCAAGAAGTGAAGGGAAAGTTAGAGGTAGAAACACAAGAGAGCCACAGAGACTGAGGTGTGGATGTGAAGTCCAGCTTGCCGTGGCGCTGGCGTGGGGGAGAATAGGATGTTTTGCTGCCTTCTGATGAGGAGCTGTGTGGGTCTGCCTTCCATTTGTGAATACAAAGCAGAGGGATCATTTCTGGCAGGTGCTGGAGCAGCCCGGTGGCACTCTTCCACGGACAAAAAGGAGAGCCacgcattttaaataaaaatgagacatcAAACAGAATCACCGGGgcgcctgtgtgactcagtggtttacacatccaactcttggttgtggctcaggtcatggtctcaggatcatgagagcGAGCCCCACACATTGGACTTCATGCTTGCTTAAGACAgattccccctccttctccccgcgccccccccccccccccccgcctgtgtgctctctttcaaaaaacaaaacaaaacctaaaaaccAGAGACACTAACTTTGAAAGGGAGACTGAAAACCTTTATATGGtcaggtgtttttgtttgtaaGTAACAGAAGACCCATCTTAAATCTTAAATGCTGACTGCTTCAGCAGTCCTGGGATTTCTTGGTTTGTAGAGCTGCAAAGAGGTAGTTTCTGGCTTCAAGCAGGGGCTGGTTTCAGAGTGCAGAAACTATCTCCAGGACTTGCCTTCCAACATTTCTCTGCTTCATTGCCTGTAGGCTGGCTCCATTCTCAGGCAGCTTTTGCCCTTGGGTGGCAAGATGGCTGCAGCAGCTCCAGCCTTCCATTGGTCTCTTTTCCAGCAACCCaacaaaattctcattttaccCTGATGGTATGGCTCAGTCACAGGTCCATCCTTGGACTGGTCATTGCTACGAGATTGCAGTCCTCTGATGGTCAGCCTGAGCCACACACTTCACTCCTGGAACGGAGGGCAGAGTCCTCCAAGGTGTGGGGAgatggggggaggtgaggggaggtggggggaagaagTTTATCTAAAGCTAAACGCTGATGCTCCCTGAAAAGTGGGGAACACATGCAGAGCAACACAAGCAAAGACTTGCTCACTtgagttaaagtatttttatagaAATGGCCTCTTCCTTCCTGTCCCTTCTAATTAAGGACGTTATTCTTAAGATCAAAGCATTCGAGGAAAATTTACAACCACAAATGTCAAGAACTATTGCTTTTTCCATGTTATTTTGCAGAATTAATTATTGCTTATGTCATGAATATAACTGCTTGTATGCAGTGGTaggatacatatatttaaatgtgcTCAAGGATATGCTAtgattaaaagggaaaggaagtgCAAGAGAAAGgatttcgttttcttttttaaattgtaagcAGCATTTCTTCCTTATCAGATCATACAGAACTTTCTGGCTGGCCTCGCTTCCCTACCTCCATTTGGGTGTATTGCTTCTAGTTGGAAATGCACCGAATTCCAAGCAACCAATTTGCAAATGAACCATTTGCAAAGACAGGGCCACTATTCTTGGTCCTCTCCTGGTTTAAATAGTGCTGATGGCTTTCCAAATTCTGCTCTGCTGTTTGGGCACAGGAAGGGACAGGCGGTACAGAGTTGGGATGTTAGCTGAGAGAGTGAATGTGCCAAGTCAGAGAGTTTGGGGAGGTGCCCATTTGGGCCTGGTGCCTGTCAGGGAAGAGTAGGCTGGGGTGCTCCATGGGGGCGGATCTTGGGATCAGGTTTTAGGAGCTGTGCTTAGGGCTTTGGCCTTTATCCTGAGGCTGTGGAAGGCCGGGGCTCAGCTTTCAGCTGGGATGTGAGCTGGTCTGATTTGTGGTTTGCAAAGAGCCAGCCTGCAGCCCTGTCAGGTGGTTGGAAGAGGCTGTGCTTGGTTAGAGAGGCCCGTGGGGAGATGTGCCCGTGGTGAGGACAGAGCTCCAAAAGTCAGAATCTTAGAACCTCAGGGAAGAACTAGCTGCTGCTGAAGCCCTGTTACCATCCACCGGCAGAGCACTTGCTGCCCAGCGCACTCCCCAGGACTCGTAAAATATCTCTTGATGTTTTTTGGTCTGCACCCCCGACCCCCGTGGCTTTACTGAGACacagttgacacataatgttgtGTAAAGTTCAAGTGTACACCGTgttgatttaatacatttatattttgcatAATGATTGCCAGCACAGCCTTAACTAACATCTCTACCTATCACATagttactgtttcttttttgtggtgtgAACACTTAGGGTCTTTCCTCTTAGCAACCTGCAAGTATagaatatagtattattaactctaGTCACCAGGCTGCACACTACAACCCCAAACTCATCAGTCTTTTAACTGTAAGTTTGTGTTTTTTGTCCAGTCTTTCCCCATTTCCTCATGGCCCATCCCTGGTAACCACTCTACTCTGCTTCTCTGAGTTTGGCtgtttggattccacatataagtgatctCTGTCTGTTGATTCTTGAATAACTTTCTGTTCTAGAGAGGTTGATGCCGTCTTGAAGTATCTGAAACAACAGTGTCATGCCCAGAAAATTGGCATTGTGGGATTCTGCTGGGGTGGCGTGGCTGTCCATCACGTGATGATGAAGTACCCAGAATTCAGGGCAGGGGTGTCCGTCTACGGTGAGTAGGCCTTGTACACTTTACACAGTGGAAATGGGAGGAGTAGTCGAGTGACGGCCCTGAGCTGCTTCCCAAGCTAACAGTTCCAGAGCAACACACAGCCCCATGGTGCAGAGATGGCCCAACCTAAGGAAATTGGCTTTAAAATCTGAAAGTAGAGGTGGAGGTTCGTAATACAGTGACTGGAGGACGTCACTGGGATTGTGGCATCTGGGTCCCAAGAGCCAGCTGTTGGGAAGGTCACCTAACCCGAGGGCTTGATTCTTCACCTAGGATGAAGAGGGTGACATTTGTTTCCGTGATAATGGTTACTATCAAGCACTATTTTTTATAAGGAACATCTATGAACATAT
This Canis lupus baileyi chromosome 31, mCanLup2.hap1, whole genome shotgun sequence DNA region includes the following protein-coding sequences:
- the CMBL gene encoding carboxymethylenebutenolidase homolog isoform X2; the encoded protein is MANEAYPCPCDIGHKLEYGGMGREVQVEHIKAYVTKPPFDTGKAVIVIQDIFGWQLPNTRYMADMIAGNGYTAIVPDFFVGQEPWHPSGDWSTFPEWLKTRDARKIDKEVDAVLKYLKQQCHAQKIGIVGFCWGGVAVHHVMMKYPEFRAGVSVYGIIKDSEDVHSLKNPTLFIFAENDAVIPLEQGKCSKGFICCSKYFSTLKF
- the CMBL gene encoding carboxymethylenebutenolidase homolog isoform X1 yields the protein MANEAYPCPCDIGHKLEYGGMGREVQVEHIKAYVTKPPFDTGKAVIVIQDIFGWQLPNTRYMADMIAGNGYTAIVPDFFVGQEPWHPSGDWSTFPEWLKTRDARKIDKEVDAVLKYLKQQCHAQKIGIVGFCWGGVAVHHVMMKYPEFRAGVSVYGIIKDSEDVHSLKNPTLFIFAENDAVIPLEQVSLLTQKLKKHCKVEYQIKTFSGQTHGFVHRKREDCSAEDKPYIDEARRNLIEWLHKYV